AAGCTGCTTTATTATTCAGCTAGACTGAAAAAACATTCAGCTATTAATTAATTAAGCACAGCAAAGATGGTATTTACATGTAATTAAGCTAAGTCTGGCATCAGGTGCTAGACGGAGGAGAGATTCAGTGACCCAAGGATGGaccaaacagcagcagcagcatcacagTAGAACAGTAGTAGAAGAAGTGATGATGCCCAGTCTCCTCCAAATGCACACTTTTTTTAAGAACAGATTAGCTCAGTGCTTAACTTGTCCATGCCTCAAGGTCTGCACCCTTGCCCGCTGCTAGGGATTCGGGCGCCCCCGTGTTCTTGCCGGCGAGTGCCCAGGTCCGCCCGCTGGCCAACGAGCAGCACCCCGCACCTGCGCGTGCCCAGGCCGACGAGCAGTACGGGGATTGGCCGCGGACGGAGACGAGTGCAGGCGCCGCAGCAGGAGAAGCAGTGGTGGCGGCGGATCTGGTGACCGCCGGGTCGGCTCGTCGTGTCGCCGATAGCTTGGAGCAGTCGGTTCCGGTCCGTCTACTACTCGTGACTGGGAAGGAAGGATCATGTTGCTGATAGTTCAGGTGTAAAACTGTATCTTCTCATATAGCATTATTTCTAACGGCAAGTGTATTTTGGTCTACAATATTATCAATCTACAGAAAGGATGTTATGCGATTCAGCTTCCCAGTAAGGCCTtactgcaaaaaaaaaaaaaaaaaaaaaaaaaaaaaccaaCTACAGTGCTGCAGTCCTACCGTTTTATCCATCAAACTTTGTTTCTATGGTTACTATTTTTATTATTTCAACAACTGGTAGTGAAGTTAAGGCGAGCATTGGAACATTGGTTGTTGATAGTCTTTTTCGATGGTCCTCTATCTGTATAGCATTACAAGCAACAACCACTGAGCCATGAGAGTCTTTCTAGATGGTATTCTATCTACTCTTACAAGAAACATGCAATGAGTTATGGTATATATTTCCATTCTCAAAATAACTATCTTTGATGCTTCTGAATATTTAGCTTTCAAAATGACTTTACCGAATATGTAAGATTCTATGCCTATAATTTTACTTTTTCACTCTTAAATTTTGCAACAGTATGATACTCTATGTAGTTCCTCAAGATATTGTTCTTTATTAGGAGGAATCAAGGATTAAATTTACTGCAATAGTCTAttttacacacacacacattattACTTAATACATCCATGTGAGATAAAAAAACGTACTGATATTTATATTTTTGATATAATATAAGTGCACCTGCTCATACTTTTCAATAAAATCACTACATTGGTTTGAAAGAAGAAACTCATCATTTCCTTCCAATTTAAGACCGCACTAGAGAATATACATAACAACATCTATTTGATTCGTGTTACAAATTTGCAAGTGCAACAGCTTAACTGTCACTAATATATGAAATGTTGCTCTAAGTCTCTTATGAATGAATGTTATTACAAAAATTTCCTTATAAATATAGTAATAAATGGGAAGTTATCATGTCGACTATAATGACCAGTGATATTTATAATGACCAAGTGTTGTTACTGCTGATGATTACTAGTAATACAACAATAATACATCTGCAACCAAGGGTTAAATTGAAATGACCTGACAGTAAAGGGTACAATGTTGGTAATAATCTGTTGTTGCTGATGCcttcttgcttgcttgcttgcgaATGACCTGGGAATTACTCCTACTTGGTGCACAAACTTTGCTTGTTGCAATTTGCCTCAAAAGCTTGGATTCAGAATCTATAATAAGATTTGGTCATGCCTAGCACTGTATCCTTCTTAAGTTGGGTTTTCCCCAATTTCTAGGATTGGTCTGTTAGGTACTGCTTATAATTCGTATATACTATGCTGCTGCTATATGCTTTTGTTTCTGCTATTGTTACTTAGTGCTCTATAGGCTACTATTATACTGTACTAGTGATCCAGGTTCTTTTGAGTTCCTAGTAGTGGTCTTGGTTCATTGTTTAATTTCAGGATTTGTGATTTCCTAGTAGGGAACACATGGATATGAAGCTACGGCGGCGACGAAGACGATATCGACATGGGGCTGCGGCGACGATGATGACGACGACATTGACATCGACATAGGGCTACGGCGGCGACGAAGACGACGACATCGTCATGGTGCTGctgcggcggcgacgacgacggcatCAACACCATCAACACGGCCTTGTGGAGGCGCCGACGCCGACGACATAGACGCGTGGCAcatattgtgtgtgtgtgtgtgtgcccgcgcgtgtgtgcgtgtgtgcgtgtgcgtgtgttaATTATCTACATCAGATATGTATGATTGATGATTGACTGTATGCATAACATGTATGTATTGTGAAATGCATGTCTAAACTGAAATAGGTAgacttttattttttttaaatccTAATTTGTTACTAGTAGCGTGGGTGTATCAtagaagcgctactgctattcctttACTAGTAGCGTGGGTGTGAAATACTAGTAGCATGTGGTACCAGCGCTACTAGTATGTCTgtttagcagtagcgtgggggAAAACACACACTACTACTAAAAAAATAGCTGTAGCGTCATAGCAGTAGCGTGAGAACCTACGCTACTGGTAGTCTAAAAACCCAGGTAaggtttttcctagtagtgttcaGAGATGTATTATTGCGTGTGATGCCAAACAGATGATCAAGGATCTAGAGAGTAGCGCACGGGTCGGGATGGATAGATCATCACTGAAATTAAAGTAAGAGTCGAGAATCTTACATGTAACTTCATATTTGAAGGGAGGGCGGCAAATGTAGAGGCCCAGAGCTTAGTaatttttttgctttctttagaTAGGGGTCGCCACATGTGACTCATTCAACCCCATGACCAAATATGTATTCCACTCATTTGCAATTTGTCGAATAAAGTTTGGTTTCACCCCTAAAAAAACCAAACGCACACCTTCAACATGTACACACATTGTCCGGTTTTAGGACGGTTTCACAAAATTTTggctattttttttcttcttcaatTTCTCTGTATTCATTATTTCAGTTTTCTCAATTTAAAAAATTGAATACGATTTTGAAGTCATGGATAATTCTTTTATCTTTAAATTATTTCAAATTTAAGGAATTTTTAAAATTAGATTTTTTTAAGTCCCTTGAAAAAATTAGTGAACATCGTGAAAGATTCAAAAACATAAGAAAGCATGAGCACTTTTGAAAGTTCATGAAAAATATTAAGTGTTTACATTATTTTTTAGATAATATTTTAAAATAGCGGAGATGTTTTTTTTAATTTGTGAACTTATTTTACGATGTTGGGCGGAAATCTTACAGGGATACATAGTCTGAAATATTTGTGGGTTATTAAAACTCGATTAAAGAAAATGGGAATTTTGCTTCTTCGTTGGGATCACTAATCTTGACCAGGCCTATTCAATTTTGTATTTTAGTGTTTTTCTATGGTCTCCTGCTTGTGCACTGTTTTGACGAGAAAGGTGCCATAGGGTACTCTAATGAGAGAGCGACATGAAGGTTACAGGTGCTTCTCCTGCGCCTCCCATTTGATCACCCTTATCTCCTCTTTACTCCTTTCCAAGTATATGATTAATTTCGTCCATATTTAGCCTCATTTCCTGTGGAAACAAAATAAATACATGATTTTAGAATCATTTACATTCATTATTCATTAATGGCAATATCGTAGCGGATATCTTGGGTTTTATGAAATAAACCGGGTTAAACTCAGGTATGATTAGCGTAAAAATAACACTCGTTAGCTTAGTACGGCAGCGAAAAGCTATTCCTTGGGACGAATGTGGTGTAGTCATTAAACCCCAATGCTTTTGTCTTAATATTTATTATTAAAACAGGTAATACCATGCGACGGTTAAGGTCATTGGTTGGACAATTCACTCTTGATGCAGGTCACGAACCGGCCAAGACATACTTTGaatactccccccccccccccccccccccccaacttcATCGCCTAGCAGGCGCATGATAGCGGTTGTCTTCGAGAGCTATGTTTATTGCCAAGATGAGATCCCACACAAAAATATAAGGTTGTGAGGGTAAGACTTTATAACCATGTATATTTTCATCAATGTTTACACCCGAAAAGATTGTTAAAATTCCGTGTAAAGAGCTAGAATTTAATTCGATGACAATAACTTGTTTGACTCTATGTCGTCGTGCACATCTTGCCCTGGGTTCGATAACCCAGGCATACTCCTTGATGAAAAGGTATAGGAACCTTTTGCTATCGAAACCGTATCCCCTAGAAATGCAGGCCATGGAACTACAAATTCTTCACCATAATATTGAGGAAATATTATGACTTTACTGAAAACAAATCAGTGAAAGCAACATGACACAATAACATAAAACGCATCATATTCGAATAATCGGCTAGGTGAGGACACAAACATCTAGTTTCATGGCACTGCCACAAAGAACAAGAGTAATTTTATTCGCAAAAACcatgatgatcactagatgctgATGAAGACAACCAATATCTTAAGGATCTGAGGTCCCCCGTCTCTCAACGCCAATATAGCATTTGGAAGCAAGGAGACAAGAAAATTCTTGTGCAGCCGCTGCTAGCGGTCCTTCCCATACGTGAAGGCTCTTCGGCTCCTCTGCAGTACAACTATTACTGTACGCGTGCTGTAGCGTCTAGCATCTGCCGTCTATTTTAATCGGATGGCTCCAACAAAGAATCGCTGGGCTCATATAAAAAAGTAAAGAAAACTAGAAGAGACCCACACGGCCACACCATTCCCCACTCTCTCTCTGTCTTATCTCTTTCGTCTAGAGAAGCTCGGCCACTGTTTTCCCCAATCCACAACACTGCTCCAGCCGAGCGAAATCCAGGTACACTGCGCTGCCCCGGCCAAATTCGCTCGCCCCGAACTGCTCTGGCGATGCCCTCCCTCTATATCCCTGCCTCTCTGCGTGCTGCTTCTTATCCATCCCCGTGCGGCCGTGCCCCATGGCTTCTACCGGCAGCTGCAAGGGATGGCCGGAGAGCGCACAGCTGCGGGAGCCGACCAAATACGCCGCTGCTGCACCGCCACATGTCTCTGGCTGCTAGTAGCAGGGAGACGACGAACTACACAAGCAGCAGAGCAACGACGAGATCGACGAGCCTGATGACAACGGCAAGCTGGAGTCTCCCCCGACGAGCTCGACGAGGAATGGACAACGGCGATGTCTCGGAGCAGCACGGTCGACCTCGGCGCCCTCCTGCCCGGCGTAGCCCCACTAGCAAAACCCAAGGTGAATTACTTAGAACTAATTTATTCATTTTTTTCATCATTAGTTCGAGAACATGTGCTTGTTTGACCATCTATTAATCTTTCATGGCAATATGGTTAGTCAATAGCCAGTAGAGAGTACATGCATGTGTGCTGAGTTTAATTATAGTTATGTTGTGACAGTGGTCACTTGCGTCTCTGTCCAATTATTCAGATCACTAGCTGAAGAATTAGTGCTTGTGCTGATGATCAAATAGTGCCACTAGCAGTCCATGTTGTATCTGATTGTACACCGTACATGGAGAGATAAAAACCTATTGTGGTACATAGTTGTAACCATCTCACTAGAATATTTAAAAGTGATAAGTAATCAACAGATCATTGTTGTAGTAAACCGAAATTAAACTGATTGTTCTGTCTTCGGAAACTAGGAGTGAACTGAGACTAAACTGATTGCAGTGAAATAATGAACACTCAACAGGTTGGCTCCCATGTGTGCTGATTCAGATATTCCTTCTGCATAATCTGTCGATCTAGCAAGACAAAATAACACATATTCATCAACCTATCCCATGATAGTTTTGTAAGTTCCAAAGATCATCGGCTTCACTCTGCAAATTAAGGGATATATAACTGATTATATGAAGTATCATATTGCTTAACAATGAATTTTATGAATTTTAGACATGGTAGGTGGAAATACCGTCAGTAAATGAGCATAGTACCCATATTCTTGCAAACCATTTGCATTTGTTCCAGCCATTTGCTCTATAGGTgcttggtattgtgctactgaaATGTCATTCTTTCCTCCCTAtgcaaaaataaaaacaaaacaaaaccaaTGTTAGTTGAGTTGTTACTATATTACTCTATTTAATAAGTAGTCCGGTTAGACATGTGCAAGAGATTTACAGAATGATTTTGATTTTTGGCTACCGCTTTAGTTGTCTCCTTCTTTTTATTTGGGTGCTGATTGTCAAGCCATGATTTCTTTCTTCTTGAATTTTTCTTTGGAATTTCCTTTTTCTTTAGGCAAGCATCCTTTAAACAATCGTCTGGTTCTTTAGATATATCTTCAGTTCTGCACGTAGTAGTACGAGCTTTCTCTTCAACTTGCTTCCTAAGATTCTTCAAAGCATCATCTACTAGTTTGATACACTCTTCTGATGTAACTGCCTGTGAAGCTATGAAAAAACTTCAACTGTTGTCTATCTTCTGATATAGGATCTTCCAAAACAATGTTTCCATGGCTGTTTTGTATAGTGCCGCTTCGCGCTTCTCGAGTCCATCGCTTCAAAATATAGTGGCCTGGAAGGTACTTAATATTCATGACATCAAGTGCTTTCAAAGCATGGCTACACAATATACCAACTCTTTCAAATTGCCCACAATCGCAGAAAACTTTTTGCTCTTCATAATCAACTACAACTTTGCACTCTTCTTCATATGTGAATTCTGGGTCAAGACTTGCAATTGCAACAATATATGCATTGTGTTCTATCGATGGCTTGATGTATGCTGAGATGGATCTTTCATATTCATTCTCAAAATCTTCAAATATGCGTGGTGTGTAAACCTTGCTCGCTTGTATTACCATAGGAGTCCTCATTCTGACTCTAGGTAATTTTTTCCTAGACTCATATTCCTCATTTACCTCGTTATCTCTTTTCTCTTGCACAACCCTCTCTACATGCTTGAAAAACCGAAGGATGTCAAGATCAGACTTTAGATGGTCTTTCAAGTCACTGTTCAAGCTCTCACTTAATTGTGTGCTTCTCATGCCTATAGTGTAAGCATTCATCATGTAACATCTTGCCCATTTCTCTTTTACTTTGTAGATGCTGTCCAACCAAGTTTGTGTATCCACATTGCTTCTGATGGCATTGAAAGCTTCTACAAAGGCTTCCTCTTCCTCATACTTGTACATGCAAGCACTGAAATCAGCAAGTACATTTGGTACCTCCTCGTCTTTTTTCTTATGAGGTAAGTGCCTGATGGCATTTTGCATTATGTGAAAAGTGCATAATCCATGCCATGCTTCGGTAAATACCGCCTGAACTGCATTACCCATTGCTACATCTTGATCAGTAAAGATTGTTCTAGGTTGCTTCTTGTTATGCAATGATAGGAACGTGTTGAACAACCATTTGAATGATTCAAATGTCTCATCATATAAAAGTGCAGCACCAAAAATGACCATTTCTCTAAAATGGTTGAATCCAACAAATACACCGAAGGGTCTGTACTCTTTGTTTGTCCCAAATGTTGTATCGAAAGTAACAACATCACCAAAATGAGCATAGTCAATGATCATCTTTGCATCAGCCCAAAAGATATTCGCTATTTGTTCATCGCAATCTAGTTGCATATCATATTCAAATGCAGGATTCTCATTCTTTTTATCTCTAAAGTACTTAAGCATACTTCCAGCTTCACCATACATCAAGTCCCTTTGACGCCTGCTTCGCAAGTGGTTCTTGCGATCACGACATGTGTAGCCAAGGTTCAGTGGACCACCAACTTATCGACTTGCTAACTCATGGGCTCTTTTAGGTACAATTCCTGAATCATCTGCTGTTTCAATTTCAAATGCTTGCAAGGCCGAAATCTTCCGTTGTGACGGCATCAAGTGGCTTGTCCCAGGTAATTGCAAGACATGGTTGTGTTCAACAACTAACTCATGCACCTCATAATTTTCTGCTTCTCGGTCTATAGTGATTCCCATTCGAACATTGCAGCCAGTCCTTGTTTCTGCACGAGGACGCTTTGTATTATTATCCCTTTTGTCTTTTCTTCTATAGCCTTCATTAGAACAAACATATCTTGCAGAAGTGATTACTCCATCAAGTTTGCTCTTGTTTTCATAATTTACCCTTACATCAAAACCAGTATGACCTCCATAACATGTCCAAAAGTTCCAAGCCTCTTTTGTGGAATTAAACTTCATACCAATCTGAGGCATCCAAGTAGGAACTACATTTGTCCTGCGCAAATTAAGCATAACCTATTTGTTTCTCTGCTTACACTACAATCATAAGATGACATGGCCTAATAAGAATTGAATAAAATTATTGGTACCTGTTAGAACCTTCGTTGGTGGAGTTAATCATATTCTCCATTACACTTTGTGTTTTTTCTTTTATAATCTATGATAGCAAACTCAGTCCATGAGATCTTTGTTGCTGCCAACATGAATACAATTGAAACATATGTCATATACTTTGAGATTGACGTCTTTATTTTTGTTGCTaccatgtactccctccgttccaaattactcccGCGACAAGTAaatcggaacggagggagtacatcacaGGCACCTGTATATCATCTACAACTCAATATATCTTGTTCTTGTCCTAGCTACAAGGAGGACGATCAGGACAAAAGTAAGATAGAAGGGAAATCATCTACAACAGGCACACACCAACGTACCTTGGTCTTGTTCTCGCTAGAGAGGACGAGTGGGAGGAACAAGGGAGACGAGCAGGAGGAGGCGCCGAGGAAATTGTCAACACGTTCTGATTGGCCACAACGTTAGTTCAGCAGAAGCGAGATCTCTACAACACGTTCAGATCAGCATACCTTGGTCTCATTTTTTCTCCGAGGAGGACCATCAGGAGGAAGAGGACGAGTGGGAGGATTTTGGCGCCAAGAAACTATCAGCTCGCTCTGTTTGGCGCCAGCGTTTATGTGTTTGGCGGCAATTGTACAACCGTGGGAGATTTTCCTCCAGACTAATAGGGATTTTTGTTCTAATTATTCATAGAATTAAGAGGGGAGAAAGGAGAGCCATCTGATTAAAATAGACGGCAGATGCTAGACGCTACAACACGTGTACAGTAATAACTCTGACTCCTATATAGAAGTTGCATGCACCCGTAAGTCCAAACTGACAGAAAGAAGCGTGGAATATATTTCAGCACTCTCCGTCACGTATaggcttatatatatatatatatatatatatatatatatatatatatatatatttggaaACTGATTCCTTTCCTTCGGATGCAGACATGGCCGTGTCAGCCGCGTCCAGGTTCGCCCGATCCGTTTAATCGTGTGGCATGCACTGCATCAAGCGTCACCTTCGGAACCACACCCCCATGTGTCCCACGAAGCATCTACACACAACCTCCCAATCTTATCTTCTCCCACACCGCACTACACCCATCATCTTTCTCGGTTCCTCTCGGTGTGCATCCCCTTCTCTCCCAAATAAATTCTCTCTCAAGAGCTGCTTGCTGGCGTCTGCAGTGAGTCCAACGACCACCAGTGCTTCGAGCCCAAGGGCTATGGTGAGGGGCGCCGCCATGCTGCGAGGTCGCCAACGTCGCCCAAGGACTACAAGGCCGCCGTGTTGCGAACCAATGTTGCGACTGCAGCTTCAACTGCTTTGACGGCGGCTCAAACTGCTCCGGCGAGACTGTGACGCCGTCGTGTTGCGATGGCCGTTGACGTGTCGCTGTGTTTTGATTTTCGGTTTGCAAATTTTTTCGCCCCCGAACGAGATGGCCAAAATTCGGCCATTTCAAAAATTTCGGTAAAATCTCGGACGGAATTACAAAACTAAAATTTGGCCGAAATTCGGTCGAAAAATTGAAAACAATCAGAGTAAAAGTATAGTAGTCGAGCAACATTGAGGAGTACATACATAAATGTTTACGGAACAGCTTTGGGGATTGAATGCCCTGCATCAGTCGAACATCACTATCAGCTCCAAAAGAAAAGATTGAAACGAGAGGTGCTGCAGAGTTGAGGATGAATCACCGATGGATTCAGCTGCAGCCCGCAGCCAGCAGAGGCCATCGGGAAGGCGCGAACGTGGCGGGAGGGCAGGCTCGAGCAGGGAGGCATGCGGCGACGAG
The Aegilops tauschii subsp. strangulata cultivar AL8/78 chromosome 3, Aet v6.0, whole genome shotgun sequence genome window above contains:
- the LOC109769627 gene encoding uncharacterized protein isoform X1; protein product: MARPALAGSVTGVAQVQWEDEDEEDEAGDYEEVLWWRQDARICLHPCPLLGIRAPPCSCRRVPRSARWPTSSTPHLRVPRPTSSTGIGRGRRRVQAPQQEKQWWRRIW
- the LOC109769627 gene encoding uncharacterized protein isoform X2, which produces MARPALAGSVTGVAQVQWEDEDEEDEAGDYEEVLWWRQDARIWIRAPPCSCRRVPRSARWPTSSTPHLRVPRPTSSTGIGRGRRRVQAPQQEKQWWRRIW